Proteins found in one Aneurinibacillus uraniidurans genomic segment:
- a CDS encoding stage V sporulation protein AB, which produces MSAVASSVLLALIGLSGGLIVGSGFVAFLTVLALIPRLVQITKCASHLIYFQWAVVFGALGSTLFTFFCPPLHLASAWLIVPGLFMGIFVGLLAAALTEVLNVIPILAKRMYVYEYLALFILALALGKMAGSLFYWIYFVK; this is translated from the coding sequence ATGAGCGCGGTAGCAAGTAGCGTGCTGCTGGCGTTGATTGGGCTGTCCGGTGGTTTGATTGTTGGCAGCGGATTTGTGGCGTTTTTAACGGTACTCGCATTGATCCCCCGCCTGGTGCAGATTACGAAGTGTGCATCACATTTGATTTATTTTCAGTGGGCAGTGGTGTTCGGGGCGCTCGGTTCTACGTTATTTACTTTTTTTTGTCCGCCACTTCATCTTGCATCCGCCTGGCTGATTGTTCCGGGGCTGTTCATGGGGATCTTCGTCGGGCTGCTGGCGGCAGCTTTAACGGAAGTGTTGAATGTGATCCCAATTCTCGCTAAGCGCATGTATGTATACGAGTATTTAGCCCTGTTCATTCTTGCACTCGCTTTGGGGAAAATGGCCGGTTCTCTTTTTTACTGGATATATTTTGTCAAATGA
- a CDS encoding stage V sporulation protein AA encodes MADLTHVYVKLKGKVKRPPGTMLRVGDVADVLTDSPYESVLQDAVLHVLRIEDGNRYVVDMMHVIRAVRAVVPDADVHGIGAGQMLVEIESPKRPANLLLVAFVWLVLFIGSALAIMNFHTDVSMQEVHQRVYELVTGHKSEHPFILQIPYSIGVGAGMILFFNHLFRKRFNEEPSPLELEMFLYQQNLDDYVLTHEAPGGEHHERGSK; translated from the coding sequence ATGGCTGACCTCACCCATGTGTATGTAAAGTTAAAAGGTAAAGTCAAGCGCCCGCCTGGAACTATGCTGCGTGTTGGCGATGTCGCGGATGTTCTGACGGACAGCCCGTATGAATCGGTGCTTCAGGATGCGGTGCTTCATGTACTTCGCATAGAAGATGGCAATCGGTATGTGGTGGATATGATGCATGTAATTCGTGCGGTGCGGGCGGTTGTACCAGATGCGGATGTGCACGGCATCGGCGCAGGACAGATGCTTGTCGAGATTGAGAGTCCGAAACGTCCGGCAAACCTTTTGCTAGTTGCTTTTGTCTGGCTCGTCCTGTTTATTGGCTCCGCGCTGGCCATTATGAATTTTCACACCGATGTAAGCATGCAGGAGGTGCACCAGCGTGTGTATGAGCTTGTGACCGGGCACAAGAGTGAGCACCCATTCATTCTCCAAATTCCGTATTCGATTGGGGTGGGAGCGGGAATGATCTTGTTTTTTAATCATTTGTTCCGTAAGCGCTTTAACGAGGAACCGAGCCCGCTTGAGCTGGAAATGTTTTTGTATCAGCAAAATTTGGACGACTATGTGTTGACACATGAGGCACCGGGAGGAGAGCATCATGAGCGCGGTAGCAAGTAG
- the sigF gene encoding RNA polymerase sporulation sigma factor SigF, whose amino-acid sequence METNVRNANHSYLSDQEVKRLLAASQAGDTAARDTLVNCNIRLVWSVVQRFLNRGYEADDLFQIGCIGLLKAIDKFDLKFDVKFSTYAVPMIIGEIQRFLRDDGTVKVSRSLKEIANKVRRTRDELSKTMGRLPTVSEIAEVLEITPEEVVYAQEANRAPSSIHETVFENDGDPITLMDQIADKDEEKWFDRIALREAIARLGEREQLIVYLRYYKDQTQSEVAERLGISQVQVSRLEKKILRVMKDQIEK is encoded by the coding sequence ATGGAGACCAATGTACGTAATGCCAACCATTCTTATCTGTCCGATCAAGAGGTCAAACGATTGCTTGCGGCAAGTCAGGCGGGAGATACAGCAGCACGAGATACATTGGTAAATTGCAACATTCGTCTGGTATGGTCAGTCGTTCAGCGTTTTTTAAACCGAGGGTATGAAGCAGATGACTTGTTTCAGATCGGCTGTATCGGTCTGCTGAAAGCGATTGATAAATTTGATTTGAAGTTCGATGTTAAATTTTCCACGTATGCAGTACCGATGATCATTGGCGAAATTCAGCGCTTCCTCCGGGATGATGGAACGGTAAAAGTCAGCCGTTCTTTAAAGGAGATCGCCAATAAAGTACGGCGTACCCGGGATGAATTGTCCAAGACGATGGGACGCTTGCCGACCGTGAGCGAAATCGCGGAGGTATTAGAGATTACGCCGGAAGAGGTCGTATACGCTCAGGAAGCAAATCGTGCGCCATCGTCGATTCACGAGACGGTCTTCGAGAATGATGGCGACCCGATTACACTGATGGATCAGATTGCGGACAAGGATGAGGAAAAATGGTTCGACCGGATTGCCCTCCGCGAAGCGATCGCCCGTCTTGGTGAGCGGGAGCAGCTGATCGTATACTTACGCTACTACAAAGACCAGACGCAGTCTGAAGTAGCGGAGCGTTTGGGCATCTCGCAAGTCCAAGTATCGCGACTGGAGAAAAAAATACTGCGTGTCATGAAAGACCAGATCGAGAAATAA
- the spoIIAB gene encoding anti-sigma F factor, with protein sequence MLDKSDNNFMRLSFAARSENEGFARITVAAFLARLPLTLEEVEEIKTVVSEAVTNSIIHGYEGDETGTVVIETTYTPSAIEILIEDQGIGIADLEEARQPLFTTKPELERSGMGFTIMESFMDAMEVESEINRGTRIRLVKYLAKNEALCN encoded by the coding sequence ATGCTTGATAAAAGCGACAACAACTTCATGCGCCTGTCATTTGCAGCACGCAGTGAGAATGAAGGATTCGCCCGCATTACTGTGGCTGCCTTTCTCGCCCGCTTGCCTCTGACGCTTGAAGAGGTAGAAGAGATCAAAACCGTTGTGTCAGAAGCGGTGACGAATTCAATCATTCATGGCTATGAAGGGGATGAAACCGGAACGGTCGTGATTGAGACAACGTACACCCCATCTGCGATTGAGATTTTGATTGAAGATCAGGGCATTGGCATCGCAGACTTGGAAGAGGCTCGTCAGCCGCTCTTCACAACCAAGCCAGAATTAGAGCGTTCTGGTATGGGCTTTACGATTATGGAGAGTTTCATGGACGCAATGGAAGTGGAGAGCGAGATCAATCGGGGCACACGAATTCGACTGGTGAAATATCTAGCCAAGAATGAAGCGCTCTGCAATTAG
- the spoIIAA gene encoding anti-sigma F factor antagonist → MSLRVETECVGHVLIVRLEGDLDHHTAEFLRNKLEDDIARNPIDHILLSLENLHFMDSSGLGVILGRYKQMNARGGDMTVCSLSPVMHRMFELSGLFKILKIKESEHEALLGLGVA, encoded by the coding sequence GTGAGTTTGCGAGTAGAGACGGAATGTGTGGGGCATGTGTTGATTGTACGTCTGGAAGGAGATCTCGACCATCATACGGCTGAGTTTCTCCGCAATAAATTAGAAGATGACATCGCGCGCAACCCAATCGATCATATACTGCTAAGTCTAGAGAATTTGCATTTTATGGATAGCTCTGGACTGGGGGTCATTCTTGGGCGCTACAAGCAGATGAACGCGCGTGGGGGCGACATGACGGTCTGCTCGCTGAGTCCGGTCATGCATCGCATGTTTGAATTATCCGGTCTGTTCAAAATTTTGAAGATCAAGGAGTCTGAACATGAAGCGCTCCTTGGACTGGGGGTGGCGTAA
- a CDS encoding D-alanyl-D-alanine carboxypeptidase family protein, with protein sequence MKKIAGVLLSIALLLSPAAVFATEQGKGKAAQPETGQNTDIAPNAMSAVLIDRDTGTILYEKNGHKPLPPASITKVMTMLLAMEAMDRGELKLTDKVRTSEYAASMGGSQIFLEPGEEMSVDEMLKGIALASGNDASVAIAEHLAGTEQAFVKKMNQRAKELGMDDTTFLNPNGLPIAGHVSSAHDIALMSRELLKHEQITKYTGLYQDYLRKDSKKPFWLVNTNRLVRFYAGADGLKTGYTSEAKYCLTATAKRGNMRVIAVVMGEPDSKTRNQEVSSMLDYAFNQYDSHPLYKDHQVVRTVKVEKGMKEQVNILVPYRFSMLVKKGEKPEQYERVVNMPETLPAPIKKGVKLGELLIKKDGKILSKVDLVAAETIEQASWWELMKRTTRKMFGGA encoded by the coding sequence ATGAAAAAAATAGCTGGAGTTCTTTTATCCATTGCTTTACTGCTGTCACCTGCTGCTGTTTTTGCCACGGAGCAAGGAAAAGGAAAGGCGGCGCAGCCTGAGACAGGACAGAACACAGATATCGCACCGAATGCTATGTCGGCTGTGTTGATCGACCGGGATACCGGCACGATTTTATATGAAAAAAACGGTCATAAACCACTTCCGCCTGCGAGCATCACTAAAGTTATGACTATGCTCCTCGCTATGGAAGCGATGGATCGCGGTGAGTTAAAACTGACGGACAAAGTACGTACAAGTGAATATGCAGCTTCGATGGGCGGCTCGCAAATTTTCTTGGAGCCAGGAGAAGAGATGTCTGTCGATGAAATGCTAAAAGGCATCGCTCTTGCATCCGGTAATGATGCCTCAGTCGCCATAGCAGAGCACCTAGCAGGCACGGAGCAGGCATTTGTGAAAAAAATGAATCAGCGTGCGAAAGAGCTTGGCATGGATGATACGACATTCTTAAATCCAAACGGTCTGCCAATCGCAGGCCACGTTTCATCGGCGCATGATATTGCGCTCATGTCACGTGAACTCCTAAAGCATGAACAAATTACGAAATATACCGGACTGTATCAAGACTATCTGCGCAAAGATTCTAAAAAGCCGTTTTGGCTCGTTAATACGAATCGTCTTGTTCGCTTCTATGCCGGAGCAGACGGCCTGAAGACTGGCTACACATCCGAAGCAAAATATTGCCTGACTGCCACAGCGAAGCGCGGCAACATGCGGGTCATAGCAGTTGTCATGGGTGAGCCGGATTCTAAGACGCGCAATCAGGAAGTAAGCTCCATGCTTGATTATGCGTTCAATCAATATGACAGTCATCCGCTGTATAAGGATCATCAAGTCGTTCGCACCGTTAAGGTAGAGAAAGGGATGAAAGAGCAGGTTAACATCCTCGTGCCGTATCGCTTTAGCATGCTAGTGAAAAAAGGCGAGAAGCCAGAGCAGTACGAAAGAGTGGTTAACATGCCAGAAACATTACCTGCTCCTATCAAGAAGGGTGTAAAGCTGGGTGAACTTCTCATTAAGAAAGATGGAAAAATACTCAGCAAGGTGGATCTGGTTGCAGCTGAAACGATTGAACAAGCAAGCTGGTGGGAGCTTATGAAGCGGACGACCCGCAAGATGTTCGGCGGCGCGTAA
- a CDS encoding MBOAT family O-acyltransferase, translated as MVFSSPIFLFFFLPLALFCYFFSPWRLKNVVLLLFSLVFYAWGEPMYVFLMLFSILMNYVYGIYIEKYFEQTRKKKAILFIAIVSNTALLGYYKYINFFVDLVNQLFHTAYHVKSVPLPIGISFYTFHAMSYVVDVYRSRNSQKNLFNLALYITLFPQLVAGPIIRYHIIEHQLRERKLRLDQFADGIRVFIIGLAKKVLIANQMGIIADRIFTQPTDSMSTLLAWVGILAYTLQIYFDFSGYSQMAIGLGKMFGFEFPINFNFPYISRSVSEFWRRWHMTLGQWFRDYVYIPLGGGRVATWKVYRNLFIVWMLTGFWHGASWTFIAWGLYYGILISLEKAGLEKILTKCWTPVQHLYVLMIVMIGWVFFRADNFPYAASYIQAMFGLRGGPLVDEQGLFYIIQYSPYFIAAIIGSMPFFDWIKAKLISYRGAIYEVVSYVFYFGLFFETIFYLVTSTYNPFIYFRF; from the coding sequence TTGGTTTTCAGCAGTCCGATCTTCTTGTTCTTCTTCCTGCCATTAGCACTGTTCTGCTATTTTTTCTCACCGTGGCGCCTGAAGAATGTTGTCCTGCTTTTATTTAGTCTCGTATTTTACGCATGGGGCGAGCCGATGTATGTGTTCCTTATGCTATTTTCTATTCTCATGAACTACGTATACGGCATTTATATCGAAAAATATTTTGAACAAACAAGAAAGAAAAAAGCGATTTTATTCATTGCGATTGTGAGCAATACAGCGCTGCTTGGCTACTATAAATACATTAACTTTTTCGTAGATTTGGTCAATCAGTTGTTTCATACCGCTTATCATGTCAAGTCGGTGCCGCTCCCGATCGGGATTTCGTTCTATACATTCCATGCCATGAGCTACGTGGTGGATGTGTACAGAAGCCGTAATTCCCAGAAAAACTTGTTTAATCTGGCGCTCTATATTACGCTATTTCCGCAGCTTGTGGCAGGGCCGATTATTCGCTATCACATCATTGAGCATCAGCTGCGCGAGCGTAAATTACGGCTCGATCAATTCGCAGACGGGATTCGTGTCTTCATCATTGGTCTGGCGAAAAAAGTGCTGATCGCCAATCAGATGGGGATCATCGCGGATCGTATTTTTACCCAGCCGACTGATAGCATGAGTACACTGCTTGCCTGGGTCGGCATTCTGGCGTATACGCTGCAAATTTATTTTGATTTCTCTGGCTACAGCCAGATGGCGATCGGGCTTGGCAAAATGTTCGGCTTTGAATTCCCGATTAACTTTAACTTTCCGTACATTTCGCGCTCTGTCTCTGAATTTTGGCGGCGCTGGCACATGACGCTCGGACAGTGGTTCCGGGATTATGTATACATTCCGCTTGGCGGCGGGCGCGTAGCCACATGGAAGGTGTACCGCAATTTGTTTATCGTGTGGATGCTTACGGGGTTCTGGCACGGAGCAAGCTGGACATTTATTGCGTGGGGCTTGTATTATGGCATTCTCATCTCGCTTGAGAAAGCTGGACTCGAAAAAATACTCACAAAGTGCTGGACCCCTGTACAGCATTTGTATGTACTTATGATCGTAATGATCGGTTGGGTGTTTTTCCGGGCTGATAACTTCCCGTATGCTGCCTCCTATATCCAGGCGATGTTCGGACTTCGCGGTGGGCCTTTGGTGGACGAGCAAGGACTGTTTTATATCATTCAGTACAGCCCGTACTTCATTGCCGCAATCATCGGCTCGATGCCGTTTTTCGACTGGATCAAAGCGAAGCTCATATCATACAGAGGGGCTATTTATGAAGTCGTATCGTACGTATTTTATTTCGGTCTCTTTTTTGAAACAATTTTTTATCTGGTGACATCAACGTACAATCCATTTATTTATTTCCGCTTCTAA
- a CDS encoding DHHW family protein, which translates to MSTKIFSICFVATFLLIIFGIGISSIIKPDVERSYTEARKLQQLPTFSEQSFQSGDYFRDMAAYTSDQLAWRDNFVKMYDRQQLLTPLHATVVNNTVVVDHSWLLEKPTDRFHKELMDNALAGIRYLHKVVKPNDTQIYYASLPYPVLNLQELYPSYLRFRAPAENKKYFLSELNKDDIHVIDLAPRFAQIPAKERETMYFHTDHHWNIKGAFTAYQMIIEDLNKAGVLHQSPPLTDNDIIKTQVPPGKFVGSWNRQLNMLIDDKVDRPWIYKPKAGFPFNQVRVVAMNGKTYTKLDDVYGAGASTPPYQYSTVYTNDHDLMEFENKQANNKLRVLIFKDSYANAMLPFVASHFYQTQVLDLRYKGDQFNLENYLKSYKPDVVLFLFHDSNLTTPAYPFFKE; encoded by the coding sequence ATGTCAACGAAAATATTTTCGATTTGCTTTGTTGCTACCTTTTTACTCATCATTTTTGGAATCGGCATATCCAGCATTATAAAACCAGATGTCGAAAGATCTTATACCGAGGCTCGAAAACTTCAACAGTTGCCGACGTTTTCTGAGCAGTCTTTTCAATCCGGTGATTATTTTCGTGATATGGCAGCCTATACGAGCGATCAACTGGCCTGGCGTGATAACTTTGTCAAAATGTACGACCGGCAACAGCTCCTCACACCGCTGCATGCCACCGTTGTAAACAATACCGTCGTAGTTGATCATTCTTGGTTGCTAGAAAAACCAACTGATCGCTTCCATAAGGAGCTGATGGATAATGCACTGGCAGGGATTCGCTATCTACACAAAGTCGTTAAGCCAAATGACACACAGATCTATTACGCATCCTTGCCGTATCCAGTACTAAATCTACAGGAATTGTATCCGTCTTATTTGCGCTTTCGTGCACCGGCTGAGAATAAAAAATACTTTCTGAGTGAATTGAACAAAGACGACATTCACGTTATCGATTTGGCACCGCGTTTTGCACAAATTCCGGCAAAAGAACGAGAGACGATGTATTTCCATACTGATCATCACTGGAATATAAAAGGCGCCTTTACGGCTTACCAGATGATTATTGAGGATTTAAACAAAGCAGGGGTACTGCATCAATCCCCTCCCCTTACCGACAACGATATTATCAAAACGCAGGTGCCACCGGGCAAATTTGTCGGAAGCTGGAACCGTCAGCTTAATATGCTCATTGATGATAAAGTAGACCGCCCGTGGATTTACAAGCCAAAGGCAGGCTTTCCATTTAATCAAGTGCGAGTCGTAGCGATGAACGGAAAAACCTACACCAAACTCGACGATGTCTACGGCGCAGGTGCGTCCACACCGCCGTATCAGTATTCGACTGTGTATACGAATGACCATGATCTAATGGAGTTTGAAAACAAACAAGCAAACAACAAGCTGCGTGTGCTCATTTTTAAAGACTCGTACGCGAACGCCATGCTTCCATTCGTTGCAAGTCATTTCTATCAAACACAGGTGTTGGATTTACGCTATAAAGGCGACCAGTTTAATCTCGAAAACTACTTGAAGTCGTATAAACCGGATGTGGTTCTGTTTTTGTTCCATGACAGTAACCTGACAACCCCGGCGTATCCGTTTTTTAAGGAGTAA
- a CDS encoding PhzF family phenazine biosynthesis protein, producing MKQNVVVVDSFTAEKFKGNPAAVCVLEESRDERWMQQVAREMNLSETAFVQQTEDGYRLRWFTPVEEVDLCGHATLAAAHVLWETGNVGRSSSISFFTRSGLLTASRDGEWIELDFPTDYAKPTEKIPELAAALDIPIQHVSLGGFDVLVETDREGYVRECRPDMKKLCNLPVSQRGVIVTSRAEEGSSYDFVSRAFFPLIGIEEDPVTGSAHCLLGTYWREKLGKDDLVGYQASARGGFVRVHVRGERVLLGGQAVTVMRGELL from the coding sequence TTGAAACAGAATGTAGTAGTGGTTGATTCATTTACTGCAGAGAAGTTTAAAGGAAATCCGGCTGCGGTATGTGTGTTGGAGGAATCGCGTGATGAGCGCTGGATGCAGCAGGTGGCGCGGGAGATGAATCTGTCTGAAACTGCTTTTGTTCAGCAGACGGAAGACGGGTATCGGCTGCGCTGGTTCACACCGGTCGAAGAGGTCGATTTGTGCGGGCATGCTACGCTGGCAGCGGCTCATGTGCTATGGGAGACAGGAAACGTTGGGCGGTCGAGTTCGATTTCTTTTTTCACGCGCAGTGGACTTTTGACTGCGAGCCGAGATGGAGAGTGGATCGAACTTGATTTTCCAACTGATTATGCGAAGCCAACTGAAAAAATACCGGAATTGGCAGCGGCACTCGATATCCCGATACAGCATGTTAGCTTAGGCGGATTCGATGTGCTTGTGGAAACAGATAGAGAAGGGTATGTTCGGGAATGTCGCCCGGATATGAAGAAACTGTGTAATCTTCCGGTGTCCCAGCGCGGTGTTATCGTGACGAGCCGTGCGGAGGAAGGGAGCTCATATGATTTTGTCTCGCGCGCTTTTTTCCCGCTCATTGGGATTGAAGAAGATCCGGTAACTGGGTCGGCACATTGTCTGCTCGGTACATACTGGCGAGAGAAGCTTGGCAAAGATGATCTAGTTGGTTATCAGGCATCTGCACGAGGCGGGTTTGTGCGAGTACATGTGCGCGGTGAGCGTGTGCTGCTTGGGGGACAGGCGGTAACGGTTATGCGTGGGGAATTGCTGTAG
- a CDS encoding ABC transporter ATP-binding protein: MMSAENKEAALLEVRHLTKHFHTRSGTVAAVNDVTFDIKRGETLGVVGESGCGKSTMGRTILRLYEATEGVVRFAGHDVHQASPQELKKLRRDMQMIFQDPYASLNPRMTAGDSIGEALDLHRLAHGTKRRERIAELLLLVGLKPEHSSRFPHEFSGGQRQRIGIARALAVEPKFIVCDEPISALDVSIQAQVINLLMELQKKLGLTYLFIAHDLAMVKHISNRVAVMYLGKVVELAESEELYDNPLHPYTQALLSAIPIPDPAVERSRERIVLTGDVPSPLNPPSGCYFRTRCPYVMDVCAAVSPAWQEVRSGHFVACHL, translated from the coding sequence ATGATGTCAGCAGAAAATAAAGAAGCTGCATTGCTTGAGGTACGCCATCTGACCAAGCATTTTCATACAAGAAGTGGAACTGTTGCGGCGGTCAATGATGTAACATTCGATATTAAACGTGGTGAAACACTTGGGGTAGTTGGTGAGTCTGGCTGTGGTAAATCTACAATGGGACGCACCATTTTACGGCTGTATGAGGCAACAGAAGGTGTGGTGCGGTTTGCTGGTCATGATGTGCATCAGGCGAGTCCGCAAGAGTTGAAAAAGCTGCGGCGTGACATGCAGATGATTTTTCAGGACCCGTATGCCTCGCTTAATCCTCGCATGACAGCTGGGGATAGCATCGGGGAAGCACTTGACCTGCATCGGCTCGCACATGGAACGAAGCGGAGGGAACGGATCGCAGAGCTGTTGCTCCTTGTCGGATTAAAGCCGGAACATAGCAGCCGTTTTCCTCACGAGTTCTCCGGTGGGCAGCGGCAGCGGATCGGGATTGCCCGAGCGCTTGCAGTAGAGCCGAAATTCATCGTCTGTGACGAGCCGATCTCGGCACTGGATGTATCCATTCAGGCGCAAGTTATAAATTTGCTTATGGAATTGCAAAAAAAGCTGGGCTTGACGTATTTATTCATCGCGCATGATCTGGCGATGGTTAAGCATATTAGTAATCGGGTAGCTGTGATGTATCTTGGTAAAGTGGTAGAATTGGCAGAGAGTGAAGAATTGTATGACAATCCGCTTCACCCTTATACGCAGGCTTTGCTGTCCGCGATTCCGATTCCGGATCCGGCGGTGGAGCGTAGTCGGGAGCGAATTGTGCTGACAGGCGATGTGCCAAGTCCGCTGAATCCGCCAAGCGGCTGTTATTTTCGTACACGCTGCCCATATGTAATGGATGTGTGTGCAGCAGTGAGCCCGGCATGGCAAGAAGTACGATCCGGGCATTTTGTGGCCTGTCATTTGTAG
- a CDS encoding ABC transporter ATP-binding protein — MRLIREWANRSTEQGGSRMALLEVRDLSVSFHTYAGEVQAVRGVSFTVQEGETIGLVGESGCGKSVTAQSMMKLLPESLVTYKQGQILFNGQDLLQKEEAAMQQVRGNDIGMIFQDPFVSLNPTMRVGEQIAEGLIKHNGLSRQDAQEQAVAALRLVGIPQPDKRVRQYPHEFSGGMRQRAMIALALACRPKLLLADEPTTALDVTIQAQILELMKDLQGKTRMAIMLITHDLGVVADICDRVVVMYAGEVVEIGTVDQIFYTPKHPYTSGLLAAVPRLDQSRHAALRSIVGTPPDLLHPPVGCSFFARCAYAMEVCRTYKPALEDQGGYQYAACWLHHSFAQQVRADRRE, encoded by the coding sequence ATGCGCTTGATCCGGGAATGGGCAAATCGTTCGACTGAGCAAGGGGGATCACGAATGGCGCTGCTTGAAGTGCGCGATTTATCTGTTTCTTTTCATACATACGCTGGAGAAGTACAGGCCGTACGTGGTGTGAGTTTTACAGTCCAAGAAGGGGAAACCATTGGGCTTGTCGGTGAGTCCGGCTGCGGTAAAAGTGTGACAGCACAGTCGATGATGAAGCTGCTTCCTGAATCCCTAGTTACGTATAAGCAGGGGCAGATTTTGTTTAACGGTCAGGATTTGCTGCAAAAAGAAGAGGCGGCCATGCAGCAGGTGCGTGGTAATGACATCGGAATGATTTTTCAAGATCCGTTTGTCTCGCTTAATCCGACGATGCGTGTCGGGGAGCAAATTGCCGAAGGATTGATCAAGCATAACGGGCTATCACGTCAGGATGCACAGGAACAAGCGGTTGCAGCACTGCGCCTGGTTGGTATCCCGCAGCCAGATAAGCGTGTGCGGCAGTATCCGCATGAATTCTCTGGTGGAATGCGGCAACGGGCGATGATCGCACTTGCGCTTGCTTGTCGCCCGAAGTTGTTACTGGCAGATGAACCAACTACCGCGCTTGATGTAACGATTCAGGCCCAAATTCTTGAATTGATGAAAGATTTGCAGGGGAAAACCAGGATGGCGATTATGCTGATTACCCATGACCTTGGGGTTGTCGCAGACATATGCGACCGCGTTGTGGTGATGTATGCCGGAGAAGTAGTAGAAATCGGCACGGTCGATCAAATCTTTTATACCCCGAAACATCCGTATACGAGCGGACTGTTAGCGGCTGTGCCGCGCCTTGATCAAAGTCGGCATGCTGCACTTCGTTCGATCGTTGGGACACCGCCTGATTTGCTGCATCCACCTGTAGGTTGTTCATTTTTTGCTCGCTGTGCATATGCGATGGAAGTGTGCCGCACATATAAGCCTGCGCTCGAGGATCAGGGAGGCTATCAGTATGCGGCTTGTTGGCTGCATCATTCGTTCGCACAGCAGGTACGTGCGGATAGAAGGGAATGA
- a CDS encoding ABC transporter permease, with product MMQQEKQLTAAMFRPVADRFFDAEAINRPQVSYWADVWRRLQKNKLAMVGLGIMIALLVMAIIGPYVSGYTYDAQNFAEKNMYPGKAHWFGTDSSGRDIFTRIWYGARISLFIGMMAALIDFVLGVLYGGIAGLKGGRVDNMMMRMAEVLYGVPYLLMVILLMVVMGPGIWTIIIAMTITGWIPMARLVRGQVLQLKQQEYVQAARVLGADTGWILRKHVIPNTMGPILVNVTLTVPAAIFAEATLSFLGLGVPAPQASWGTMANDALVSLLVGHAYQLFIPGFFISLTMFAFNVLGDGMRDALDPGMGKSFD from the coding sequence ATGATGCAGCAGGAAAAACAGCTGACCGCCGCGATGTTCCGACCTGTAGCGGATCGATTTTTTGATGCAGAGGCAATCAACCGTCCACAGGTCTCGTACTGGGCGGATGTGTGGCGGCGTTTGCAGAAGAATAAACTGGCTATGGTCGGCCTCGGTATCATGATCGCTCTGCTTGTGATGGCGATTATTGGTCCTTATGTAAGCGGCTATACGTATGACGCACAAAATTTTGCCGAGAAAAACATGTATCCAGGAAAAGCACATTGGTTTGGAACAGATTCATCTGGGCGGGATATTTTTACCCGCATCTGGTACGGGGCGCGCATCTCGTTATTTATTGGAATGATGGCAGCACTCATTGATTTCGTACTTGGGGTGTTGTATGGCGGCATCGCCGGGCTTAAGGGAGGGCGTGTCGACAACATGATGATGAGGATGGCTGAAGTGCTGTATGGCGTGCCGTATTTACTGATGGTGATTCTTTTGATGGTTGTGATGGGACCGGGCATCTGGACGATTATTATTGCTATGACCATAACAGGCTGGATTCCGATGGCTCGTCTTGTACGTGGGCAGGTTTTGCAGTTAAAGCAGCAGGAATATGTTCAGGCAGCCCGTGTACTGGGGGCTGATACTGGCTGGATTTTGCGTAAGCATGTCATCCCGAATACGATGGGTCCGATTCTCGTCAATGTCACGCTGACAGTGCCTGCGGCTATTTTTGCGGAGGCAACACTAAGCTTCCTCGGTCTGGGGGTTCCGGCGCCGCAGGCGAGCTGGGGCACAATGGCGAATGATGCACTTGTTAGTTTGCTCGTTGGCCATGCGTATCAATTGTTTATCCCAGGATTTTTTATTTCGTTAACGATGTTTGCTTTTAATGTGCTCGGTGATGGAATGCGTGATGCGCTTGATCCGGGAATGGGCAAATCGTTCGACTGA